From one Pempheris klunzingeri isolate RE-2024b chromosome 5, fPemKlu1.hap1, whole genome shotgun sequence genomic stretch:
- the LOC139201646 gene encoding receptor-interacting serine/threonine-protein kinase 3-like translates to MALLSYTTEPVGNASLDKWESVGCGGFGHVYKARHKDWGFDVAIKILRDGICPLTPKQEALYEEADHMEKGSCEFVLRIYGIYQGCPPIRGMSVQQGIVMEFMGGGSVQSLQKDLSGPPPWPLAFRLAHQVALGMNFLHLRNLMHQDLKPNNVLLNDDLNAKLADFGLSRVSTSALNSSTETTREVGGSYKYMPPEAFEASYQPVRAFDRYSYGILIWSIVTGKEPYPVADHTLVALKIPLGDRPLCEELDRMRVEGLKELVDLMKKCWDANPSKRPTFKECLEVTEYVLSRHRNGIHDAVHQVLTKLKSPTCNQHSDTSMAVSFAPQTPEHPESNDTTDNVMLTKTQRSSIQDSVSFSARRRTTKDKAKFVDDNRAVLIQDVSEVMAIAEELGDMVHPETYLEIDGKATSQGKMRVLYNKTFRSGGVIVKAAFFDVLKKHHPRLVERLDG, encoded by the exons ATGGCACTGCTGAGCTACACCACTGAGCCAGTTGGCAATGCAAGCTTGGACAAATGGGAGTCAGTTGGCTGTGGTGGATTCGGTCATGTCTACAAGGCTAGACACAAGGACTGGGGGTTTGATGTGGCCATTAAGATACTTCGTGATGGCATTTG CCCCCTGACGCCCAAGCAGGAAGCACTGTATGAAGAGGCCGATCATATGGAAAAGGGTTCCTGTGAGTTTGTGCTGAGGATTTATGGCATTTATCAGGGATGTCCGCCAATCAGAGGAATGTCTGTGCAGCAGGGAATAGTGATGGAGTTCATGGGAGGAGGATCTGTTCAGTCCCTGCAGAAGGACCTGTCTGGACCTCCGCCGTGGCCCCTGGCCTTCCGCTTGGCCCATCAAGTTGCTCTGGGCATGAATTTCCTCCATTTGAGGAACCTAATGCACCAAGATCTAAAGCCAAACAATGTCCTGCTGAATGACGACCTCAACGCCAAG CTAGCAGACTTTGGTCTGTCCAGGGTTTCCACCAGTGCTttgaacagcagcacagaaacaacaagGGAGGTCGGAGGCTCATACAAGTACATGCCTCCTGAGGCTTTTGAGGCATCGTACCAACCTGTCCGTGCTTTTGACAGATACAG CTATGGGATCCTTATCTGGTCCATTGTTACTGGTAAAGAGCCTTACCCAG tggctgatcACACTCTTGTGGCCCTGAAGATCCCTTTAGGGGACAGACCTCTCTGTGAGGAGCTTGACCGGATGAGGGTGGAGGGGTTGAAGGAGCTGGTTGACCTCATGAAGAAGTGCTGGGATGCGAATCCCTCCAAAAGACCTACCTTTAAAG aGTGCCTAGAAGTCACTGAATATGTGCTCTCAAGGCACAGAAATGGAATTCATGATGCGGTCCATCAAGTTCTGACAAAACTG AAATCACCAACCTGTAATCAACATTCAGACACAAGTATGGCAGTCAGTTTTGCTCCTCAGACACCAG AACATCCAGAGTCAAATGATACTACGGATAATGTCATGCTTACAAAAACTCAAAGGTCTTCGATACAG GATTCAGTCAGTTTTTCTGCTAGAAGAAGGACTACGAAAGACAAAG caaagtttgTCGATGACAACAGGGCGGTGTTAATCCAAGACGTTTCTGAGGTAATGGCAATAGCGGAGGAGCTTGGAGACATGGTCCACCCCGAAACCTACTTAGAGATTGACGGCAAAGCGACAAGTCAGGGGAAAATGAGAGTGCTTTACAACAAGACTTTTCGTTCAGGAGGGGTAATAGTCAAAGCAGCCTTCTTCGACGTCCTCAAAAAACATCATCCCAGACTAGTGGAGAGGCTCG ATGGCTGA